One stretch of Fictibacillus sp. b24 DNA includes these proteins:
- a CDS encoding winged helix-turn-helix transcriptional regulator — translation MNTPLNKDGKLKCSIEYTLQKIGGKWKTVILWHLGEDGTLRYNELRSLLPGVTHKVLTEQLKELEEDGFISRKAYNTVPPKVEYSMTELGATLMPILKQMHVWGKEHWDLV, via the coding sequence TTGAATACACCTTTAAATAAAGATGGCAAATTAAAATGTTCCATTGAATATACCCTGCAGAAGATCGGCGGTAAATGGAAGACCGTAATTCTTTGGCATTTAGGTGAAGACGGTACGCTGCGCTATAACGAATTGCGGAGTTTGTTGCCTGGTGTCACACATAAAGTGCTCACAGAGCAGCTGAAAGAACTTGAAGAAGATGGTTTTATCTCTCGAAAAGCTTATAACACCGTGCCACCAAAAGTGGAATACTCGATGACTGAGTTAGGTGCAACGTTAATGCCGATTTTGAAACAGATGCATGTATGGGGAAAGGAGCATTGGGATTTGGTGTGA
- a CDS encoding DUF2785 domain-containing protein, giving the protein MTTLLSSQVQYTETELLKILNDIKSGQKKWGEENKKAIVDAMITHIGSPTSDLRELVYRSFCESIIENQLDHEVLKELMDYSLSNLLHKGIGENGTDSVFTRAFTTLLIDVIIYKDNEADFLPQETVTKAKDAVIQYIHLEEDLRGYVPVKGWAHSVAHVADTCGELLKSDKVSQKDYFKIIEPLLKKYCNAQTVFVHGEDDRVVMPVLAMLNKGVGGEELEAFIAEIPANLKAQKEELAPEVYWYVMANCKSFLKSLYLGVSADEKYGSLAEAIRNSLSEM; this is encoded by the coding sequence ATGACCACATTATTATCGAGTCAAGTACAATATACAGAAACTGAGTTATTGAAAATTTTAAATGACATCAAAAGTGGACAAAAAAAGTGGGGCGAAGAAAATAAAAAGGCGATTGTGGATGCGATGATCACTCACATTGGTTCCCCAACCAGTGATTTAAGAGAGCTGGTGTACCGATCTTTTTGCGAGTCAATCATAGAAAATCAACTGGATCATGAGGTATTAAAAGAACTTATGGATTATAGCTTAAGTAATCTATTACATAAAGGGATCGGCGAGAATGGAACGGATTCAGTCTTCACAAGAGCGTTTACGACCCTATTAATTGATGTCATCATCTACAAAGACAATGAAGCAGATTTTCTGCCTCAAGAAACTGTAACGAAAGCAAAAGATGCGGTTATTCAATATATTCACTTGGAAGAAGATTTACGTGGATACGTTCCTGTAAAAGGCTGGGCTCATAGTGTAGCGCATGTTGCTGACACGTGTGGTGAGCTGCTGAAAAGTGACAAGGTGTCTCAGAAGGATTATTTTAAAATCATAGAACCCCTTCTGAAAAAGTATTGCAATGCGCAAACGGTGTTTGTGCATGGAGAAGATGATCGCGTGGTAATGCCGGTTCTAGCGATGTTGAACAAAGGAGTCGGGGGAGAAGAATTAGAGGCATTCATTGCAGAGATTCCAGCCAATCTAAAAGCACAAAAAGAAGAGTTAGCACCTGAAGTGTATTGGTATGTGATGGCTAACTGCAAATCTTTCTTGAAGAGTCTTTATTTAGGCGTTTCTGCCGATGAGAAGTATGGTTCTTTGGCAGAAGCTATAAGAAACAGTTTGTCAGAGATGTAA
- a CDS encoding DUF6843 domain-containing protein, with protein sequence MKALKKYMIFVVSILFLAGCGFNKQETTKNIFLIPEGFEGSIFTFYNMPDEPALKKEDGYTVIPVKEKTLKELENTEISQYGVYFTSTKDMIYGVVNDKYYYVDENGKRKEINDQCISLGSNGAFNGKNGEDIKYSVIQVTSSSCGPSFKENGRNDFNAQVNHVGKYYYQQLGMKK encoded by the coding sequence GTGAAAGCCTTGAAAAAATATATGATTTTCGTTGTGTCCATACTGTTTTTAGCAGGCTGCGGGTTCAACAAACAAGAAACAACAAAAAACATTTTCCTGATTCCTGAGGGCTTTGAAGGATCCATCTTTACGTTTTACAATATGCCCGACGAGCCTGCGTTAAAAAAGGAAGATGGCTATACAGTGATTCCCGTAAAGGAAAAGACGTTGAAAGAGTTAGAAAATACGGAGATTAGTCAGTACGGTGTTTATTTCACGTCCACAAAAGATATGATCTACGGTGTTGTGAATGATAAGTATTATTACGTGGATGAGAACGGCAAACGTAAAGAGATCAATGACCAATGTATCAGTCTTGGCTCGAACGGTGCCTTTAATGGTAAAAACGGTGAAGATATTAAGTACTCCGTCATTCAGGTGACGTCTTCGAGCTGTGGTCCTTCTTTTAAAGAAAACGGAAGAAATGACTTCAATGCTCAGGTCAATCATGTTGGCAAATATTATTATCAGCAACTGGGAATGAAAAAATAA
- a CDS encoding DUF3574 domain-containing protein: MKGSKILYGVLSLVLIGFLAFSLHDSSHPETIQAKETNALKGQYHLDEVIKIYVPSTYDVDQPIDNTPYVNQSLETFSKMFGGATAVEGTGAWVSEDDQLVKEKVTIVYSFAENLDKKSINAVVAYAKSLKEDMKQSAISLEVDGKMYFIE, encoded by the coding sequence TTGAAAGGGAGCAAAATTTTGTATGGGGTTTTATCGTTAGTATTGATTGGTTTTCTGGCGTTTTCTTTACACGATTCTAGTCATCCAGAAACGATTCAAGCGAAAGAAACGAACGCACTAAAGGGACAATACCATCTTGATGAGGTTATTAAAATCTATGTGCCATCGACATACGATGTAGATCAACCGATCGATAACACGCCTTACGTGAATCAGTCACTGGAGACGTTCTCTAAAATGTTTGGTGGGGCAACGGCGGTCGAAGGAACAGGAGCATGGGTGTCGGAGGACGATCAGCTTGTAAAAGAAAAAGTTACGATCGTTTATAGCTTTGCTGAGAATCTAGATAAGAAAAGCATCAATGCTGTGGTCGCGTACGCAAAATCTTTGAAAGAAGACATGAAACAATCAGCGATATCTTTAGAAGTAGACGGAAAGATGTATTTTATCGAATAG
- a CDS encoding NUDIX hydrolase, whose product MKRVDVTYVLLFDETGEKVLLVKNKGKGASYYTLPGGAVEPGETLEEGAKREVREETGLEVELQGIFSVNEAFFEDRGHHAIFFVFKGNIIGGEIGISFPEEIEEITWMDAETAEQYVHLRSDVKGLIKNATSVPYILR is encoded by the coding sequence ATGAAAAGAGTAGATGTTACATATGTACTTCTCTTTGATGAGACAGGTGAAAAGGTCTTACTGGTAAAGAATAAAGGAAAAGGTGCTTCATACTACACACTTCCTGGAGGTGCAGTCGAACCTGGAGAAACCCTTGAGGAAGGCGCTAAACGTGAGGTAAGAGAAGAAACAGGTTTAGAAGTAGAACTTCAAGGTATCTTTTCTGTGAATGAAGCTTTTTTTGAAGATAGAGGACATCACGCTATTTTCTTTGTATTTAAAGGTAATATCATTGGTGGAGAAATTGGAATCTCTTTTCCAGAGGAAATTGAAGAAATCACTTGGATGGATGCTGAAACAGCAGAACAATATGTTCATTTACGAAGTGATGTGAAAGGATTAATAAAAAACGCAACTTCAGTACCTTATATCCTTCGATAA
- a CDS encoding permease translates to MIGISIATKWEYEAALGYFGIKDNERFGYPYGEYFIRTINDSELVFYSTGVRKVNGVGGNQYMISKFNLTKVIVAGTCAGIDDKFSNLDIFVPHKAVQYDCTVKEIEPLVKQSFIVDIDLSKYGNGFYTGTIGTSDKAVVMWKDYLELKENEITIADTEAGAIAYICKKNEVECIIIKGISDFPTDERNSDKFESNIEQINVYLENTPKVMNKIFGEYLKRFI, encoded by the coding sequence ATGATAGGAATAAGTATAGCAACGAAGTGGGAATATGAAGCGGCATTGGGATATTTCGGCATAAAAGATAATGAACGTTTCGGTTATCCTTATGGCGAGTATTTCATAAGAACAATTAATGATTCCGAACTTGTTTTTTATAGTACAGGTGTAAGAAAAGTAAATGGTGTGGGTGGTAATCAGTATATGATTTCTAAATTTAATTTAACTAAAGTAATCGTTGCTGGAACATGTGCAGGAATAGATGATAAGTTCAGTAATTTGGATATTTTTGTACCCCATAAAGCTGTTCAATATGATTGCACAGTAAAAGAAATCGAGCCTCTTGTTAAACAATCTTTTATAGTTGATATTGATTTATCAAAATATGGAAATGGATTTTATACCGGAACAATCGGCACATCTGATAAAGCAGTAGTTATGTGGAAGGACTATTTAGAACTAAAAGAAAACGAAATAACAATAGCCGATACAGAAGCGGGTGCAATTGCTTATATCTGTAAGAAGAATGAAGTTGAGTGTATTATTATTAAAGGAATATCTGATTTTCCAACAGATGAAAGAAACTCTGATAAATTCGAATCAAACATTGAACAAATTAATGTTTATTTAGAAAACACACCCAAAGTTATGAACAAAATATTTGGCGAATATTTAAAAAGATTTATTTAA
- a CDS encoding n-acetylglutamate synthase: MTHYDGKTFVAVQNSANGEVSSQTVFYYKQEGNILTAAYGGGEIVKGTLIGLVNDDGSLQFRYNHVNKANEIKGGECHSTPELLSDGRIRLHEKWRWAEGSEGESVIEEVR, encoded by the coding sequence TTGACTCATTATGACGGCAAAACATTCGTCGCGGTGCAAAACTCTGCAAATGGAGAGGTGTCTTCTCAAACGGTCTTTTACTACAAACAAGAAGGAAATATCTTAACAGCTGCATATGGCGGCGGGGAAATTGTAAAAGGGACACTGATCGGGTTGGTAAACGACGATGGCAGCTTGCAGTTTAGGTACAATCACGTCAACAAAGCGAATGAAATTAAGGGAGGAGAATGTCATTCAACACCTGAATTGCTGTCTGACGGAAGAATCCGTTTGCATGAAAAGTGGAGATGGGCTGAAGGAAGCGAAGGAGAATCGGTGATAGAGGAAGTGAGATAA
- a CDS encoding GNAT family N-acetyltransferase, with protein MYDYLLPLQKRHLKRASEILTESFIDNPMFVYFFSEPKNRRKILSMTFPIVIQVLQSNGRLFVTSDHVEGLFCVSQHGEKTKIGKLLNAAFTCAIRIPQFLIHLSLIEFLRKASRLQPANSTLAKYKMRFDNFLLVDSVCVDPAHRHKGHMTKMMKAAIEETKKRKTFCLLQTETMKNVRIYKHLGFSVVEEVRFDHIPFSTFVMIYDPYGITDKMKKNQPE; from the coding sequence ATGTATGATTACTTATTGCCGCTACAAAAAAGACACCTAAAACGAGCAAGTGAGATTCTAACCGAATCCTTTATTGATAATCCCATGTTCGTCTATTTCTTTTCCGAGCCGAAAAATAGAAGAAAAATCTTGAGTATGACCTTTCCGATCGTCATCCAAGTCCTTCAGTCCAATGGCCGATTGTTTGTGACTTCAGATCATGTGGAGGGTCTTTTTTGTGTATCACAGCATGGGGAGAAAACGAAGATTGGAAAGCTCCTAAATGCGGCGTTTACGTGCGCGATTCGAATTCCTCAATTTTTGATCCATCTGTCGCTGATTGAATTTTTGCGAAAAGCGAGCCGCTTGCAGCCCGCCAACAGCACTCTTGCAAAGTATAAAATGCGATTCGACAACTTCCTTTTGGTCGACTCTGTTTGTGTGGATCCCGCTCACCGGCATAAGGGACATATGACAAAAATGATGAAGGCGGCTATAGAAGAAACAAAGAAAAGAAAAACCTTTTGTTTGCTTCAAACAGAAACAATGAAAAATGTAAGGATCTATAAGCATCTAGGGTTTTCGGTGGTCGAAGAAGTAAGGTTCGATCACATTCCCTTCTCTACTTTTGTGATGATCTACGACCCATATGGAATTACGGATAAAATGAAGAAAAACCAACCGGAATAA